The following are encoded in a window of Nitrospirota bacterium genomic DNA:
- a CDS encoding cytochrome c-type biogenesis protein CcmH, which produces MRWFYLVVILLIPGLAAAAYEASPLAENPQVEARLKTLAVELRCLVCQNQTLADSNAPLAEDLRREVREMIVKNMSDKEIIDFLVSRYGDFVLYRPPLKTTTTLLWVGPFLLLIGGATALVLALRKRQKKLAAVALTEAEHNRVAQLLSEGANRP; this is translated from the coding sequence ATGAGGTGGTTCTACTTAGTGGTCATCCTTCTCATCCCCGGTCTCGCTGCGGCGGCCTACGAAGCAAGCCCGCTCGCTGAGAACCCGCAGGTTGAGGCGCGTCTAAAAACCCTCGCCGTAGAGCTGCGTTGTCTAGTCTGCCAGAATCAGACGCTGGCTGATTCGAATGCGCCGTTAGCCGAAGACTTGCGCCGGGAAGTTCGCGAGATGATTGTCAAAAATATGAGCGACAAGGAGATCATCGACTTTCTCGTCAGCCGCTACGGAGATTTTGTCCTCTATCGTCCTCCTCTCAAGACCACGACCACATTGCTCTGGGTAGGACCGTTCCTCCTGCTGATTGGAGGCGCGACGGCCTTGGTTCTTGCGCTCCGCAAGAGACAAAAGAAGCTTGCCGCCGTGGCACTGACGGAAGCAGAGCACAACCGTGTCGCACAACTGCTCTCCGAGGGAGCGAATCGCCCTTGA
- a CDS encoding DsbE family thiol:disulfide interchange protein yields MSRFLIPLGIFVVVLAFLGVGLTLNPRELPSPLVGKPAPNFSLPQLHEKDKVLSSTDLRGQVWLLNFWASWCGGCKEEHPVLIHLAKSGEVPIYGMDYKDRREEALAWLKEWGNPYPLVAVDESGRVGIDYGVYGVPETYVIDKAGVIRYKQIGPLREDVLQTKILPLVRELQNQ; encoded by the coding sequence ATGAGTCGGTTTCTTATCCCGCTCGGCATCTTTGTGGTCGTGCTCGCGTTTCTTGGTGTCGGCCTGACGCTCAACCCGCGTGAATTGCCGTCTCCCTTAGTGGGGAAGCCGGCGCCGAATTTCTCGCTTCCGCAGCTCCACGAAAAGGACAAGGTGCTTTCATCGACTGATCTGAGAGGCCAGGTTTGGCTGCTTAACTTCTGGGCTTCCTGGTGCGGTGGCTGCAAGGAGGAGCACCCTGTCCTCATCCATCTCGCGAAATCCGGGGAGGTGCCCATCTATGGTATGGACTATAAGGACCGTAGAGAAGAAGCGCTGGCCTGGTTGAAAGAGTGGGGCAATCCCTATCCGCTTGTTGCCGTGGACGAATCGGGGCGCGTCGGCATTGATTATGGCGTCTATGGTGTGCCGGAGACCTATGTGATCGACAAGGCGGGTGTCATCCGCTACAAACAGATCGGTCCGCTGCGCGAGGATGTCTTGCAAACGAAAATCTTGCCATTGGTCAGGGAGCTGCAGAACCAATGA
- a CDS encoding heme lyase CcmF/NrfE family subunit — MIPEIGHYALILALCVAVVQGTIPIYGAAVGNSSFMSVAKPAARGQFLLVLLAFCCLGYAFAVKDFSVLYVAATSNSQLPLHYRIAAIWGAHEGSLLLWVFILTIWMVAVSFFSAHLPEAMRARILGVMGLVSVGFLLFMLTVSNPFERLIPAAFDGRDLNPLLQDPGMVIHPPMLYMGYVGFSVAFAFALAALFGGTLDAAWARWSRPWTTVAWCFLTIGVAMGSGWAYYELGWGGWWFWDPVENASFMPWLAGTALIHSLAVTDKRGSFKAWSVLLAILAFSLSLLGTFLVRSGVLTSVHAFATDPKRGLFILVFLAVVIGGSLMLYAWRAPRVGLGGSFSIVSREGMLLANNVLLVAALGAVLLGTLYPLFLDALDLGKISVGPPYFDTVFVPLMTPAIFLMGIGPLAQWKKASLPELAVRLRWAFGVSVATALLVPILMGHWSPLVSLGLLLALWIATTIAVDLRERLTRTDGSSFMGKLAMLPRAYWGMVIAHFGLALFITGVTMVKGFEVEQDVRMNVGETATLGGYTFRFDGTEQYRGPNYIAARGSIHVSQDGRDVTVMYPEKRRYTVQNQTMTEAAISPGFLRDLYVSLGEPLEGGAWSVRLYHKPFIDWIWGGCLVMAVGGVLAISDRRYRLAWRRKEVEVPAGTQMARQTVS; from the coding sequence ATGATCCCAGAGATCGGTCATTATGCCTTGATACTTGCGCTCTGCGTGGCGGTCGTACAGGGAACCATTCCCATTTACGGCGCTGCAGTCGGGAACTCTTCCTTCATGTCCGTGGCAAAGCCGGCTGCGCGGGGGCAATTTCTTCTGGTCCTGCTGGCTTTTTGTTGTCTAGGCTATGCCTTTGCAGTCAAGGATTTCTCCGTACTCTACGTCGCGGCCACGTCGAATTCTCAACTTCCCCTGCACTACCGAATCGCTGCCATCTGGGGCGCGCACGAGGGATCCTTGCTACTGTGGGTATTCATTCTCACCATCTGGATGGTCGCCGTCTCATTCTTCTCGGCGCATTTACCCGAGGCGATGCGTGCCCGTATTCTCGGTGTGATGGGATTAGTCAGCGTGGGATTTCTCTTATTCATGCTGACGGTCTCCAATCCATTCGAGCGGTTGATCCCAGCTGCCTTCGATGGACGGGATCTGAACCCCTTATTGCAGGACCCGGGCATGGTGATACATCCGCCGATGCTCTATATGGGGTACGTAGGATTCTCCGTCGCGTTTGCCTTTGCGCTGGCTGCGCTGTTTGGCGGAACATTGGATGCGGCTTGGGCTCGTTGGTCGCGGCCCTGGACGACAGTGGCCTGGTGCTTTTTGACCATTGGTGTCGCGATGGGGAGCGGCTGGGCCTATTATGAGTTGGGCTGGGGCGGATGGTGGTTCTGGGATCCGGTCGAGAATGCCTCGTTCATGCCTTGGTTGGCTGGAACAGCATTGATCCATTCCCTGGCGGTCACGGATAAACGAGGCAGCTTCAAAGCCTGGAGTGTGCTGCTCGCCATTCTGGCGTTTTCACTCAGTCTCCTGGGGACCTTCTTGGTCCGTTCCGGTGTCTTGACCTCGGTCCACGCGTTTGCCACTGATCCAAAGCGTGGTCTGTTTATTCTGGTGTTCCTGGCCGTGGTCATCGGAGGCTCCCTGATGTTGTACGCATGGCGTGCGCCGCGCGTGGGGCTGGGCGGCAGCTTCTCAATTGTTTCACGCGAGGGGATGTTACTGGCGAACAACGTATTACTGGTTGCGGCCTTGGGGGCAGTGCTCTTGGGCACGCTCTATCCTTTGTTCCTGGACGCGCTGGACCTTGGTAAGATTTCAGTCGGTCCACCCTATTTTGATACAGTCTTTGTCCCATTGATGACGCCTGCCATCTTCCTCATGGGGATCGGTCCTCTGGCGCAATGGAAGAAAGCCAGCCTGCCGGAATTAGCGGTGCGGCTGCGTTGGGCCTTCGGGGTGAGTGTCGCAACCGCCCTGCTGGTGCCGATTCTCATGGGTCACTGGTCGCCGCTCGTGAGCCTTGGTCTATTACTGGCGCTCTGGATTGCGACAACGATTGCGGTTGACTTGCGTGAAAGGCTTACTCGTACGGATGGAAGCAGCTTCATGGGGAAACTGGCCATGCTCCCTCGGGCCTACTGGGGAATGGTCATAGCCCACTTCGGACTTGCCCTGTTCATCACCGGTGTGACCATGGTGAAGGGGTTCGAAGTTGAGCAGGATGTACGGATGAACGTAGGAGAGACGGCAACGCTCGGCGGCTATACGTTCCGGTTTGATGGAACCGAGCAGTACAGGGGACCAAACTATATCGCGGCGCGTGGATCGATTCACGTGAGTCAGGATGGACGTGACGTGACGGTGATGTATCCTGAAAAGCGCCGCTACACCGTTCAGAATCAGACCATGACCGAAGCCGCGATCTCTCCCGGGTTTCTGCGCGACCTCTATGTGTCGTTGGGTGAGCCACTCGAAGGCGGAGCCTGGAGTGTCCGGCTCTATCACAAGCCCTTTATCGATTGGATCTGGGGCGGATGTCTGGTTATGGCAGTGGGGGGCGTGTTAGCCATCAGTGATCGCCGGTACCGACTCGCGTGGCGCCGCAAAGAGGTCGAGGTGCCGGCAGGGACACAGATGGCTCGGCAGACAGTCTCATGA
- the ccmE gene encoding cytochrome c maturation protein CcmE: protein MKPRHKRFIFIGLGLLALAGASMLILNAFQKNLVFFYTPTAVANGEAPKGQGFRIGGMVEDGSLTREGDGLTVHFVMTDTAKRVPVTFKGILPDLFKEGKGAVAQGQLGADGTFLASEVLAKHDENYMPPEAAEALAKAKAAAGAQTSSTLVVNPR, encoded by the coding sequence ATGAAACCTCGGCACAAGCGGTTTATCTTTATCGGCCTCGGCTTGCTCGCGTTGGCAGGGGCGTCGATGTTGATTCTGAACGCGTTTCAGAAAAATCTCGTCTTCTTTTATACACCAACGGCGGTGGCGAATGGTGAGGCGCCGAAGGGCCAAGGCTTTCGTATCGGCGGGATGGTCGAAGACGGCAGCCTCACACGGGAGGGCGATGGATTAACCGTCCATTTCGTCATGACCGATACGGCGAAACGCGTACCCGTGACGTTCAAGGGCATCCTTCCCGACCTGTTCAAGGAGGGGAAGGGCGCGGTGGCCCAGGGGCAACTCGGGGCCGATGGGACTTTCCTTGCGAGTGAAGTGCTGGCGAAGCACGATGAAAACTATATGCCGCCGGAAGCGGCTGAAGCGCTGGCCAAAGCCAAGGCGGCCGCCGGGGCGCAAACCAGCAGCACGCTCGTCGTCAATCCACGCTAG
- the ccmD gene encoding heme exporter protein CcmD has product MQWGSVSEFFAMGGYGLYVWVSFGVTALCMCGEVLAVWRRHAAAVAETRDGSLGG; this is encoded by the coding sequence ATGCAGTGGGGAAGCGTGAGTGAATTTTTCGCCATGGGGGGGTACGGCCTCTATGTGTGGGTCTCGTTCGGTGTGACAGCCCTATGCATGTGCGGGGAAGTCCTCGCTGTCTGGCGTCGACATGCTGCCGCGGTTGCAGAAACCCGTGATGGGTCTCTAGGAGGATAG
- the ccsA gene encoding cytochrome c biogenesis protein CcsA: protein MGINWFKYSSPQAFHPLAGKMIPWFSVAAGLLIIIGLYIGFFVAPTDFQQGDSYRIIFVHVPAAWMSMFLYVIMAAWAGVGLGLNARPSFMMAQAIAPTGAMFTFIALLTGAMWGKPTWGAWWVWDARLTSELILLFQYIGIILLRAAIDDLRRADRASAVLALVGVVNVPIIYFSVRWWNTLHQGASVSMTASPKMATTMLTAMLIMTVGFWMYSFAVTLARVRCVILDRERQPMWGNQTSIQEVAEAR from the coding sequence ATGGGTATTAACTGGTTTAAGTATTCGTCACCGCAGGCCTTTCACCCCCTGGCAGGGAAAATGATTCCGTGGTTTTCCGTTGCTGCGGGCTTGTTGATCATCATCGGCCTGTATATCGGGTTCTTTGTCGCACCGACTGATTTTCAGCAAGGCGATTCTTACCGGATTATTTTCGTCCATGTGCCAGCTGCCTGGATGTCCATGTTCCTGTATGTCATCATGGCCGCATGGGCCGGCGTTGGGTTGGGACTGAACGCGCGTCCTTCCTTCATGATGGCCCAGGCCATTGCGCCGACCGGAGCGATGTTTACATTCATTGCGCTGCTGACCGGGGCGATGTGGGGCAAACCGACCTGGGGCGCCTGGTGGGTGTGGGATGCCCGGCTGACGTCCGAATTGATTCTGTTGTTCCAATACATCGGTATCATCCTGCTACGGGCGGCGATCGATGACCTGCGTCGAGCCGACCGGGCAAGTGCGGTGTTGGCGTTGGTCGGAGTGGTCAATGTCCCGATCATCTATTTTTCCGTACGCTGGTGGAATACCTTGCACCAAGGGGCGTCAGTCAGCATGACCGCGTCGCCAAAAATGGCAACGACGATGCTGACGGCTATGTTAATCATGACAGTGGGTTTCTGGATGTACAGTTTTGCCGTCACATTGGCTCGTGTGCGTTGCGTGATTCTCGATCGTGAGCGGCAACCGATGTGGGGCAACCAGACCTCGATTCAAGAAGTGGCGGAGGCACGCTGA
- the ccmB gene encoding heme exporter protein CcmB, with protein MSEALGGVVRRDLLLAMRHRSDVAMSVFFVVIVASLFPLGVGPEAAVLRMIGPGVLWVTALLACLLSLGRLFTADYLDGVLEQTALIPQSLAVLVIGKVFAHWVVSGLPVVLLSPLLGLQFGLDGVTLGVLTLSLLLGTPTLSMIGAIGAALTLGLRGSGLLVALLVLPLFIPVLIFGAGAVTSSVSGIGSEANLSLLGACFLLSFAFAPWATAVALRIALE; from the coding sequence ATGAGTGAGGCGTTGGGTGGAGTGGTCCGGCGGGATCTCTTGCTGGCCATGCGGCACCGTTCGGATGTGGCGATGTCAGTGTTTTTCGTGGTCATCGTCGCGAGTCTTTTCCCATTGGGGGTTGGGCCTGAGGCAGCGGTTCTCAGGATGATCGGCCCCGGCGTGCTCTGGGTTACGGCTCTGCTGGCTTGCCTGTTGTCACTGGGGCGCCTCTTTACGGCTGATTATCTCGATGGTGTCTTGGAACAGACGGCGCTGATACCTCAGTCGCTGGCTGTTCTGGTTATTGGAAAGGTTTTCGCCCATTGGGTGGTCTCTGGCCTGCCGGTAGTCCTGCTCTCGCCGCTTCTCGGCTTGCAGTTTGGCCTGGATGGGGTGACGCTGGGGGTACTGACGTTATCGCTCTTGCTTGGTACGCCAACGTTAAGTATGATTGGTGCTATCGGTGCTGCGCTGACACTTGGATTACGCGGAAGCGGCTTACTGGTTGCTCTTCTGGTGCTCCCCCTCTTTATCCCGGTGTTGATATTTGGGGCCGGCGCCGTTACAAGTAGTGTGTCTGGAATCGGCAGCGAAGCGAACCTGTCCTTACTCGGAGCCTGTTTTTTGCTGTCATTTGCTTTTGCGCCATGGGCCACGGCTGTTGCATTACGAATTGCGTTGGAATAA
- the ccmA gene encoding cytochrome c biogenesis heme-transporting ATPase CcmA, producing MLQTVALRGSRGQRQLFSDINVTIKPGTLLAVAGENGSGKTSFLRMLCGLLSPDEGAVLWQGKDIRQLKELYCAQLIYIGHLNGIKDDLTPAENMKIAAGLAGDDSSSEIVRKALEAVGLGRPIHTLPTRVLSQGQKRRVALARLWLSTRPLWFLDEPFASLDALATAYLTQRLQSHLSNGGMVVVSTHQELALPTDSVQHLRLSR from the coding sequence ATGCTCCAAACCGTCGCACTGAGAGGCAGCCGTGGACAACGACAGTTGTTCTCAGACATCAATGTGACGATCAAGCCTGGGACATTGCTGGCTGTGGCGGGTGAGAATGGCAGCGGGAAGACCAGCTTTCTCCGCATGCTGTGTGGCTTATTGTCGCCCGATGAAGGTGCGGTTCTTTGGCAGGGAAAAGACATTCGGCAACTGAAGGAGTTGTATTGCGCCCAACTCATCTATATTGGGCATCTCAACGGGATCAAGGATGACTTAACTCCAGCAGAAAATATGAAGATTGCTGCTGGTTTGGCAGGCGATGACAGCTCCAGCGAAATCGTACGAAAGGCGTTGGAGGCGGTCGGTCTCGGGCGACCGATTCACACTCTTCCCACGAGAGTCCTATCACAAGGGCAAAAGCGCCGTGTCGCGCTGGCGCGTCTGTGGCTTTCCACACGTCCACTATGGTTCCTGGATGAGCCCTTTGCTTCTCTCGATGCTCTGGCGACGGCCTATTTGACCCAACGCCTGCAGTCACATCTGAGTAACGGCGGCATGGTCGTCGTGTCTACCCATCAGGAACTTGCTCTTCCCACTGATTCGGTCCAGCACCTGAGGCTGAGTCGATGA
- a CDS encoding copper resistance protein CopC, which produces MESWTIPPLKHLVVGAAVAITMCVHVAPALAHAALVKAEPPRRAVLAKAPAHVQLWFNEEIESAYASLTVLDAGKNPVTAVKPQLASNDLKSIVLPLPELAPGKYSVKFRVLSLDGHVIQSSFDFTVKGNLHEK; this is translated from the coding sequence ATGGAATCATGGACGATTCCCCCACTCAAGCACCTCGTGGTAGGCGCGGCAGTGGCAATAACGATGTGCGTGCACGTTGCCCCGGCGCTGGCCCATGCAGCCCTCGTCAAGGCAGAGCCGCCACGTCGGGCCGTCCTCGCCAAGGCCCCGGCTCACGTGCAACTCTGGTTCAACGAGGAAATTGAGAGCGCCTATGCGTCGCTCACCGTGCTCGACGCCGGCAAAAACCCTGTTACAGCGGTCAAACCTCAACTTGCATCGAATGACCTGAAATCCATTGTCCTGCCGCTGCCTGAGTTGGCGCCTGGGAAGTACTCGGTAAAGTTTCGGGTACTATCCTTGGACGGTCATGTAATTCAGTCATCCTTCGACTTCACAGTAAAAGGCAACCTGCACGAGAAATGA